AAGTAGTCTTGGGCGGCTGATGCAGCACAGCCCTGTGAAACACCATCATGTAATAATGCAGCCCAATGGCAAAACCAACAAAAGTCTGACCCAAGCCCAACAGCTTTGTAGCCAGCCCAGTCTCAGTGGAGAAAACTAAGATCAAGTACATCAAAAGCAGCAGCAGGTACAACACATAACCAAGTGTTTGAAGCACCTGTAAACACACATAGGTGGACTGGGAAGTGGCATAGAAAAACCTCAACGGTTCAAGGCCGGTGACCAATGAAGAGAGGCACAAAATTGAGAAGTATATGGACAtataaatttggatgaaaattaaaattttttgaagagaaaaatagGCTTTGAATTTGTTGAAAACGAGAGAGACGAGAATTAGAGGGATCAGAAGGAAGGCAAATGAGGTAAATGAAGCTATAGTTGGTGCATATTTGTTACCAACTATTGGTTTGAACCCTCTAGTGATTTCTTTATTGGCTTTGTTCAAGTAAACTTTGGAGGTTTTGGATATCCTCTCCAAATCTGGTATCAATGTTTCCTGAAATTTGGATGGTAAATCTCTGAATCCAGAAACCaagtcatcatcatcatcttgatCAATCCACCTTGGTAAGGTTTGTTTTGGTGACTTTTCTGACTTGGGTTTTGTGCCTGAAGGCTTTTCTGTATCTGAAGTGGTGGTGGtcttggatttggacttgggcTCATTGCTGAGATTCTTATCCAAGAGGGTTTTGGAATCTTTTGAGGTAGTGGTTGTGGCTTTAGCTGTTTTATTCTTGGATGAGCTTGTTGTGGTTAGATCTGAggatttcttggaaaaaaatgtgctgg
The genomic region above belongs to Coffea arabica cultivar ET-39 chromosome 7c, Coffea Arabica ET-39 HiFi, whole genome shotgun sequence and contains:
- the LOC113699090 gene encoding uncharacterized protein, giving the protein MAPLQDSSPKKVLVLCLALVFVSSVFICAYSTEVQAEKNGLFFGRRRMLELQDEDEQPIIKKKSSATTATTSLLSTKGKNQTKLAKATTSSSSKNQTKLIKTGSVAAKNQTKLLEFPSESTKKSNKTMLIKPVSVPSTLGGKNPTIKIPVKKLNSTSSKSSNSTKTSTFFSKKSSDLTTTSSSKNKTAKATTTTSKDSKTLLDKNLSNEPKSKSKTTTTSDTEKPSGTKPKSEKSPKQTLPRWIDQDDDDDLVSGFRDLPSKFQETLIPDLERISKTSKVYLNKANKEITRGFKPIVGNKYAPTIASFTSFAFLLIPLILVSLVFNKFKAYFSLQKILIFIQIYMSIYFSILCLSSLVTGLEPLRFFYATSQSTYVCLQVLQTLGYVLYLLLLLMYLILVFSTETGLATKLLGLGQTFVGFAIGLHYYMMVFHRAVLHQPPKTTWKVHAVYATCFLLICLLTRADRRKKAYLEGGAEGKLS